The Bacillus sp. B-jedd sequence CTTAACCCATAAGGCGGATTCGTATGTGGATGTACTTTCAAGAGGTATGAAGCAAAGACTTTGCTTGGCGAGGTCCCTCATTCATGATCCTGAAGTCCTCATTCTTGATGAGCCGGCATCAGGACTGGATCCGCGGGCGAGAGTAGAGATGCGGGAAATATTAAAAGAATTAAAGAATATGGGGAAAACTATTCTCATTTCCTCCCATATTTTGCCCGAACTGGCGGAGATGTGCGATACAATTGGTATTATTGATCAGGGCAGGCTCCTTGCCCAGGGCTCCGTTGCGGAAATACAGCATCGTTTAAGTGGTGAGAAGTTGATCATTGTCAAAGTAGCGGAAGACTTGGATGCGGCCGTTTCTTATTTCGAAGACAGCCATTTGGTCAGCCAACTAGAAAAGCGGGAAGACGGCCAGAGGATCCAGTTTGTATTCAGCGGAAATGATGAAGAGCAATTCCAGCTCTTACACAGGGCGATGGCAGCGAATTTAAAAATTATCAGCTTTTCAGAAACAGAGACAAATCTCGAAGATGTGTTCATGGAAATTACGAAAGGAGTGGAATTATCATGAAGATGTTAATGAACCCAGTGATGAACAAAGAATTCAAGTTAAGATTCCGCTCCATCAAAAGTTTCCTTGGGCTAATGTTTTACTTGATCGCCATTTCGGTCATCCTAGTCGGATTTATTTTTATAGAATCAGCAGCTTACGGCTCCACTTATTTCCGTCCCCAGGACAGCCGGATCATGTTTATGGTCCTGTCATTTATCCAGCTGGGGCTGGTCATGTTCGTCACGCCGGGGCTGACGGCTGGGGTCATTAGCGGAGAAAGGGAGAAACAAACATTGAATATTCTCCTCACGACCACTCAAACATCGGCGGGGATTATCATTGGGAAACTGATTTCTTCGATCTCATATCTATTGTTAATGATTGTTGCGAGCATGCCGATTTACAGCATTGTTTTCTTGTTTGGCGGCATCTCGCCGCTGCAGGTTTTGACTGTGCTGGGCTACTATATCGTCATTATTCTCGTATTCGGAAGTTTCGGGGTTCTTTTTTCAACCCTTATCAGGAGAACGATCATCTCCATGATCACGACATATGGAACAGCTTTGTTTTTCGCAGGGGGAACGGCTTTCCTGTTTGCGGTATCCATGCAATTCGGAGGCTTGGGGCCGGGATCTTCGCCAATTCCATATTTTTTTGCAATTTTGAATCCATTCATCGTTTTGATGGGTTTTCTGGAGCCTTCCGTTGTAGATGAACTTAATAGGCAGACTGGCATTTTATTCCCTTTATGGGCTGGCCAACTGATAGTCTATGGCTTTTTGTTCATTGCCGCCCTTGGTGTCAGTATTAAGAAGCTGCGGCCAAAAGCGTGAGCAAAATAATTTGTGCGAAGGGTGAGTGGATATGGATATTCAGCAGCAATTCCTGAAGCTGCTTTTGCCTGTCTTGAGGCAACTCCGCATAAAACGGGCGCTTTTATGGATACAAACCGGAATGGCCTTGGCTGGCGGGGCGACTCTTGCCGTCCTTTTAGCAGCCAGAGTAATTGTTTTTCCATATTATCACCGGACAGCGCTTGTTTTTGTGACAATCATTCTTGGAATGGTCCTTTTGTTCATATTCAGGCGTCTGCCGGGGATAAAGGACGCCGCGGCATTATACAACAACTTCATTCCGGAAGACAGGGTCATTTCCGCCCTTTCCTTTTACAAAGAGGAAGGGGTGGTCCAAAAGCTGCAGTTGGCCGAAACGGTAGCCCATATGAAGAAAGAGGAAACAAGGGTCCTGTACCGGAAAAATAAGTACCCATTAAACAAGTGGCTCGCTGTCGGACTCCTTCTGTTTGCTGCTGCCTTCCTTTCTGATGCATACCCGAATAAGACATTGAAGCTTGCTGAAAAACGAGAGACCGAGCTGGAGGTTTTGAAAGAAGCTAAAAGATCGGTTGCGAAGGAAGCCGGGAAGGAAAAAAATCCAGTTGCAAAACAGGCGCTTAAAGAACTGAAAAAGGAGCTTGCAAAAGTAAAAACGCCTGAAGAAGCATTAAAAATGATTGAAAAAAAGAGAAATGAACTAGCGCTAAAGGAATTGAAGGAAGCGGAAAAAAGCAAGGAACTTGCCAAAATGTCTGATGAGCTGCGAAAAAACGGACTTGATCAGCTGGCGGACGCCATCGAAGAAAAAGATATTGAAAAGGCTATCAGCGAGCTTGCGAAACTGAATAAGAATCGGGGCAGTTTGACAGATTCCCAGAAGCAGGCTTTGAATAAGCTTTCCGGCCAGGATTCCGAACTTTCCAAAGAACAGCTCGCAAGCCTTGGCAAGAAACTTGAGGAAGCAATGCAATCGGCTGGGAAGAGCCAGCAGCTTGCATCCGCTCAAAATTCGTTAAATGGCGAAGGGAAGTCGTTGCAGGAAATGATGGAGGCGGGGGGGCTTCCTCCAAGTAATATCGTGCTGGGGCCCACGCAAGGGAACAAGCAGGGGCAAAACCCACCAGGAAGCAGTGGCCAACAGCCATCCGGAAATAACACTTCTGGCTCCCAGCCAGGCAGCCAGCCGCAAAATGGGGCGGGATCGGGAACGGGCCAAGGTAATAGCCAGGGCGCTGGTAATGGAACCGGCCAGGGCAGCGGCCAGGGCAGCGGCCAGGGAACTGGCCAAGGAATGGGCCAAGGCAATGGACAGGGGACAGGCCAAGGAGGCTCCTCTGGAGGCGCGGGCCAGGGGGCGGGGCTTGGTCAGGGATCACGTGATTTTCTGACAGTACCAGAAAAGACGGACGGAAAAACAAATCTGGAAACGGATTCAGGGAAACTGGGTGATGGCGGCCCCCGCCAGCAATTTGAAAGTGATGGTCCGGTTCTAAGGGGGTCCATCAGACCGTATGAACAAGTCTATAATGAATATGCGGCTGCTTACAGACAAAGCCTCGATCGAAGAAAGCTTCCGGGCGGGCTTGAGAATATCGTAAAAAATTACTTTTCGGATCTGGATCCTGACAAGGAGTGATTTCATGGACGCATTAAAAGAAAAAGAAACACAGTTTAGGACTGCCGCAGAACAGTTGGAAAGAGTCAGGCAGGAAATTAAAAAGTTTATCGTCGGCCAGGATGAGGTGATTGAACAGGTCCTGTGGAGTATTGTTTCAGGCGGGCATTCCCTATTGGAGGGACTTCCAGGGCTTGGAAAAACGATGCTCGTCAGGACGATTTCCGAATGCATGGATTTATCCTTCAGCCGGATTCAATTCACTCCTGATTTAATGCCTTCGGACATAACAGGCACGATGCTCCTCCAGCCTGGTGAAGACGGCAGGCAGGAATTCACGTTCCATGAAGGGCCGATTTTTGCCAATATTGTCCTAGCCGATGAAATAAACAGGGCCACGCCCAAAACTCAAAGTGCCTTGCTGGAAGCGATGGCGGAACGGACTGTAACCGTGATGGGGAACACCCGAAAACTGACAAAGCCGTTCTTCGTCCTGGCGACCCAGAACCCTATTGATATGGAAGGCACCTATCCACTTCCAGAAGCACAAATGGACCGATTTATTTGTAAAATCCTTGTTGGCTATCCGACCGGTAATGAATTGAAGGAAATAGCGAGAAGGACAACTGGAACGGATTTACCCGCCCTGCAGCGGATATTAACTGCTCATGAGGTTTTGAGCCTGCAGCAGCTGGCAAAAGAAATCCTTGTTTCCGAAGAAATGCTTGAAGTGGCTGTCAACATGATTACGTTATCCCATCCCGACGCGGACGGCGCCACCGAGTCGGTCAAAACTTACATTCAATACGGCAGCGGCCCGCGTGGGCTTCAAAGTCTTTTGCAAATGGCTAAAGCAAGGGCGCTTTTTGCGGGCCGGTACCATGTATCAACTGGCGATTTAAAAAAGGCGGCACTCCCAGTGCTCCGCCACCGATTGTTAATGAATTTCGAAGGGGAAGCACGAGGGATTTCAACTGATGAGATTATCGTGGAAATCCTTGAGGCCTCCACCCAAGGCGCTGAAATCAAATGAGCGCCGTGCACGGGGCCATACTTGGCCGATTGCAGCGCAGGAGGCTTTTCGTCAAAACAAGGAGGCGTGGCGTCCATAAAGGATCGAGGCGTGCGGGAAGATCTGGGACTTCCCTTGAATTTTCTGATTTCCGGTCCTACCAGCCTGGTGACGATATAAGGCTGATCGACTGGAATATTTACGGCAGGACCCAAAAGCACTATATTAAAAGATTTTTAGATGAACAGGAAATCCATGCCGCGATACTGCTCGACGCCACGCCATCGATGCAGGCGATTGAAACGAAATGGACCAGGGCAAAGGAATTGGCTGCGGCTTTAAGTTTTATCGCATTAAATAATGATGACCGGCTGACGTTCATTCCCGTCTCCGCTTCGGCCACCGGAAAAATCACCCGGAAAGGTGCCGTGTATGGGAAGAGCGTCTATACTAGTATCCTTTCCGTTTCTGGTACCGGGACACCGGGTTCGTTTACGGAAAACCTTATTAAAGAAAATCTGAGACACTTGCAGGCGGCAATCCTGATTACGGACGGTATGGAAAATATGGAGGATTTCGAGGCTCTTTTCCGGAAGCTTGCCGGATTAAGAATTGAGGTAAAACTCATTCAAGTATTGGCCCGTGAAGAGATATTTCCTGAGAAAACCGGCGACCTGATGCTGGTGGACAGTGAGACCGGGCAATCTGTAAACGTCAGCATGAATGAAAATGTCATTAAACTATACCAAAAAAGACTTGCAAGCCATAACGCGAAACTTGAAGAACTGTGCCGGAAATATGGTTTTGTCTATGTTCCTGTTACAGATAAAGATGACTTGCAAGAGTTTCTAATCCATACGTGCACGGCTAAAAAAGTGCTGGAATGAGGTGAACCGAATGCACTTTGCCAATCCTGCCTATTTCTTTCTTGCGGGCTTGATCGCTTTTGTCATCCTCCTTTATTTTTTCCGAAAGAAATATAGGGCTGTAGTGAATCCTTCCAATCTTCTGTGGTCAGAGGTAATGAATGAGTGGCAAGCGTCCCCGTGGCTGAAGAAATTGCAGCATAACCTTATTTTTTGGCTGCAGCTGGCCGCGCTATTTCTTTTGATGTTCGCCTTGGTAAGGCCATTTTGGCAGAGTGAGGCGGTGGCGGGGGAGCATCTGATTTTTATCGTTGACCCCTCTGCGACCATGTCCGCGGAAAGTGATGGAGGGACAAGATTCAGGTTTGCAAAAAAAGATATGATGGATTTGTCCGAGAAACTTCAAAACCAGGAAGTAACCATCATAAATGCAGGACAGAAACCTGAAATTATCTTAAACAGGGAACCTTCTAAAAAATCCGTTAAAAAAGCGGTGGGTTCCCTTGGACTGACCTTTGAACATGAGAATATTGAAGAGGCGGTAAAACTGGCTGTTTCCATGGCTGGTGGAAAAAATACTGCCATACATATTTTTTCTGATATAGCATCCAAGGAAGAAATACAGCGTCTTGCCGGGAAGCATTTCATCCGGGTCCACAACAATGGTGAGGAGATTGAAAATATCGCCCTGCTTTCGTTTGGCGCCACAAGGTCGGGTAAAGACATTTCAGCGGCGGCGGTAGTCGAAAACCAGGGAAAGAAAACAAGGACAGAAGTATTCCAGGTTAAAAGTGAAGGGGAAGTACTATTTGAAAAAGATGTTTCAATAGAGCCTGGGTCACAAGTAATTGTAGATGTGCCAGCCTTGCCGGAACAGAGATACTACATTGCCGAGGTGCTGGCTGAGGATGGATATCAGGCTGATAACGTCGCAGCTGCCATTCTTGCTCCTGCCGACCCGCCGGTTTATGCGATTGGAGATGTGAATCCTTTTTTGCCGAAAGGATTCAAATCGATAGGGATTGAGAGCTTTCAACTGAATGATAACTACAATTCAATCGGCGATGGAATTCTTTTAATTGAAGGAATAGCGCCAGAAGGTCTGCCGAAACTCCCGGTGATGATGGTGAGCAAGGACACAGCGAAAAAGATCAAGCTCACGGAGCAGATGGAAATCCACCCATCACCATTGCTGGAATTTACCGAGTTTGAAAAAACGTATATACAGACCATTGCTGAACCATTTAGTGGCGATTTGGAGACGGTAGCGGAAAGCGGAGGGCATCCATTGATTCAGGCTGGATTCCTTAAAGGGCAGCCCGCCATTGCCGTTAATTTTGCGATTGAAAATTCCGATTGGCCCCTTCAGCCAGGGTTTCCCATTTTTTTATACAATAGTTACAACTGGCTGACCCAGCAATCGGGCTTTCTCGGCTACTTTCAGCCGGGCGAGGAAAAATGGCTGAATTTGGGCTCATCAGGCGGGACAGTGGAGATATTCGATGCCAATGGAAAGAGCCTCGGGGATTTCAACCCTGATAAGGAAAATTTCAAAGCCCCGTTCGCTCCGGGCATTTATCAGGCATCGGCGGGTGACCGGATCAATTATTTCTCTGTCCTGCTCGATGACCGTGAAAAAACCCCTGCTTATTCGGAATCATTTGTTATAAATAAAGGCTCCATTAAAGGAGAAAAGGGTGTCAGGGAAAATGAGGCCCTTTGGCTCCTGGCAGGCATTCTTGCCCTGTCGGTATTATTGTTGGAATGGGAGGTGTACAGGCGTGGGCTTGGACGTTAAATACCCATTAATGTTTGCCTTTATCCTCCCTGCGGCCTTCCTGATGGTTTTATATTTCAAGAAGGCAGTCACATTGGAGAAGAAAGTAATTGGTCTGATTAGGAGCGCGGTCTATCTGCTCATCATTCTCGCCTTGACCGTTCCCCAGATTGTGCTTCCGGTTAAGAAGGAAACGGTTATTTTCCTTGCGGACCGGTCTAAAAGCGTGGAGAAGTCAGAAGAAGAGATATTGGACTGGATCAGCGAGGCTGTTAAAGGAAAAAAGACTGAAACACAATATGCGGTCGCTTCTTTTGCGAATGGGACCCAAACTGAATCATCCCTGTCAGGTAGTGGCGCTGTTCCGGGACAATTCACCGGCCAGCTTGACAAATCCGAAACAAATATCAGCTCCGGCCTCCAGTTTGCGTCTTCGCTCATCCCAGGCGGGAAAGCCGGCAGGATTGTCCTGCTGACGGACGGCAATAATACGGCAGGAGACGCTCTTGCAGCGGCGCGACTATTGAAAAACAGGAATTTGGAAATCGATTATGTTCCCCTTAAGCATAAAAGTTTAAAGGATGCAGCTGTCACTTCCCTGGATGTTCCACCGGCTTTATATGTGGGGGAGGAGACAACGGTTTCCGTTAAGGTTTCCAGCAACACGGCCATAACAGCAACTATACGGCTCTCGGTCAACGACAAAGATATCCTCCGCCAACAAGTAAATATCAATGAAGGAGACAATCTTTTTTCATTCACACATAAGGCGGCTGAACCGGGACTTGCTGTTTACAAGGCGGAATTGATCAATTCCTCGGATGCCCATATTGAAAACAATTCACTCCACGCGGTGACATCTGTTAAAGGCACGCCAAGGGTATTGGTTGTCGAAGGAACACCGGGCGGAGCGCTTCCGGCTGTTTTAAAGGGTTCCGGGCTTGAAGTCGATGCGATTGTACCTGAAAAACTCCCGACCGCCCTTGGGGGCTATCTCCAGTATGAATCGATTGTTTTTGACAATGTATCCGGCCATAGAGTGGCTGAAGGCCAAATGAAACTGATTGAAAAGGCGGTCCGGGAATTTGGAACAGGCTTTGTGATGTCAGGCGGGGAGGACAGCTTCGGACTGGGCGGGTATTTTAAGACGCCAATTGAAAAACTTCTTCCCGTTGATATGGATATAAAGGGCAAAAAGGAAATTCCCTCTCTTGGTCTTGTGA is a genomic window containing:
- a CDS encoding ABC transporter permease, with protein sequence MKMLMNPVMNKEFKLRFRSIKSFLGLMFYLIAISVILVGFIFIESAAYGSTYFRPQDSRIMFMVLSFIQLGLVMFVTPGLTAGVISGEREKQTLNILLTTTQTSAGIIIGKLISSISYLLLMIVASMPIYSIVFLFGGISPLQVLTVLGYYIVIILVFGSFGVLFSTLIRRTIISMITTYGTALFFAGGTAFLFAVSMQFGGLGPGSSPIPYFFAILNPFIVLMGFLEPSVVDELNRQTGILFPLWAGQLIVYGFLFIAALGVSIKKLRPKA
- a CDS encoding DUF58 domain-containing protein produces the protein MSAVHGAILGRLQRRRLFVKTRRRGVHKGSRRAGRSGTSLEFSDFRSYQPGDDIRLIDWNIYGRTQKHYIKRFLDEQEIHAAILLDATPSMQAIETKWTRAKELAAALSFIALNNDDRLTFIPVSASATGKITRKGAVYGKSVYTSILSVSGTGTPGSFTENLIKENLRHLQAAILITDGMENMEDFEALFRKLAGLRIEVKLIQVLAREEIFPEKTGDLMLVDSETGQSVNVSMNENVIKLYQKRLASHNAKLEELCRKYGFVYVPVTDKDDLQEFLIHTCTAKKVLE
- a CDS encoding ABC transporter ATP-binding protein, with the translated sequence MIEIHGLTKKYGKFTALDSLTLNIEKGTVFGFVGQNGAGKSTTFSILATLMAPTSGTAYINGYNISKEPAKVRSQIGYMPDFFGVYDQLKAVEYLDFYGASYGIPAEEREKLIPQLLELVNLTHKADSYVDVLSRGMKQRLCLARSLIHDPEVLILDEPASGLDPRARVEMREILKELKNMGKTILISSHILPELAEMCDTIGIIDQGRLLAQGSVAEIQHRLSGEKLIIVKVAEDLDAAVSYFEDSHLVSQLEKREDGQRIQFVFSGNDEEQFQLLHRAMAANLKIISFSETETNLEDVFMEITKGVELS
- a CDS encoding vWA domain-containing protein, whose protein sequence is MHFANPAYFFLAGLIAFVILLYFFRKKYRAVVNPSNLLWSEVMNEWQASPWLKKLQHNLIFWLQLAALFLLMFALVRPFWQSEAVAGEHLIFIVDPSATMSAESDGGTRFRFAKKDMMDLSEKLQNQEVTIINAGQKPEIILNREPSKKSVKKAVGSLGLTFEHENIEEAVKLAVSMAGGKNTAIHIFSDIASKEEIQRLAGKHFIRVHNNGEEIENIALLSFGATRSGKDISAAAVVENQGKKTRTEVFQVKSEGEVLFEKDVSIEPGSQVIVDVPALPEQRYYIAEVLAEDGYQADNVAAAILAPADPPVYAIGDVNPFLPKGFKSIGIESFQLNDNYNSIGDGILLIEGIAPEGLPKLPVMMVSKDTAKKIKLTEQMEIHPSPLLEFTEFEKTYIQTIAEPFSGDLETVAESGGHPLIQAGFLKGQPAIAVNFAIENSDWPLQPGFPIFLYNSYNWLTQQSGFLGYFQPGEEKWLNLGSSGGTVEIFDANGKSLGDFNPDKENFKAPFAPGIYQASAGDRINYFSVLLDDREKTPAYSESFVINKGSIKGEKGVRENEALWLLAGILALSVLLLEWEVYRRGLGR
- a CDS encoding AAA family ATPase, with the protein product MDALKEKETQFRTAAEQLERVRQEIKKFIVGQDEVIEQVLWSIVSGGHSLLEGLPGLGKTMLVRTISECMDLSFSRIQFTPDLMPSDITGTMLLQPGEDGRQEFTFHEGPIFANIVLADEINRATPKTQSALLEAMAERTVTVMGNTRKLTKPFFVLATQNPIDMEGTYPLPEAQMDRFICKILVGYPTGNELKEIARRTTGTDLPALQRILTAHEVLSLQQLAKEILVSEEMLEVAVNMITLSHPDADGATESVKTYIQYGSGPRGLQSLLQMAKARALFAGRYHVSTGDLKKAALPVLRHRLLMNFEGEARGISTDEIIVEILEASTQGAEIK